The proteins below are encoded in one region of Phalacrocorax aristotelis chromosome 13, bGulAri2.1, whole genome shotgun sequence:
- the FNDC11 gene encoding fibronectin type III domain-containing protein 11 produces the protein MAMILNEFETSLESSVHSEEQRDNVSWERYLERKSLVLQFLHSNLSLHHLQHYQSKLELLKKCYFYLEIEPKHMDVRDQNHVMHHTDILQLIDPCQFQRMKKVGKNQTEIQLSLLTELLEQVEQGREELSCYIETYDMKTFLSQWDLIMQTVSKLSKFMETLLSLQVPGKLYVKHRLVSHANLRGTRLPNIMLSLCTKVPLIFDRKESFAHKDWAKLKWFTENQESHLEQCELRFKLLTNEGQTEVGYGRVQEVTSNTCVVQDLQPGRSYEFTIRRSDTHTLVFQKWHDTIILKTKTNTVEDTDSSACAPEV, from the coding sequence ATGGCTATGATTTTGAATGAGTTTGAAACCAGTTTGGAGAGTAGTGTGCACAGTGAAGAACAACGAGACAATGTCAGCTGGGAGAGGTacttggaaaggaaaagcctTGTTCTGCAGTTCCTGCACTCCAACCTGAgcctccaccacctccagcaCTACCAGAGCAAACTGGAGCTTCTGAAGAAGTGTTACTTTTACTTGGAGATTGAGCCCAAGCACATGGATGTGAGAGACCAGAACCACGTGATGCATCACACTGACATCTTGCAACTGATAGACCCCTGCCAATTCCAGAGGATGAAGAAGGTgggaaaaaatcaaactgaaatcCAGCTGTCACTTTTAACTGAGCTGTTAGAACAGGTGGAACAAGGTCGGGAGGAGTTGAGCTGTTACATAGAGACCTATGACATGAAAACTTTCCTCTCCCAGTGGGACTTGATTATGCAGACAGTGTCCAAGCTCTCCAAGTTTATGGAAACACTCCTTTCCTTGCAAGTGCCAGGAAAGCTTTATGTGAAGCACCGTTTGGTGTCACATGCCAATCTTAGAGGTACTAGACTCCCCAATATTATGCTTTCTCTCTGCACAAAGGTGCCACTGATTTTTGATCGAAAAGAATCATTTGCACACAAGGACTGGGCCAAGCTCAAGTGGTTTACCGAAAATCAAGAATCACACCTCGAACAATGTGAACTGCGCTTTAAGTTGCTGACAAATGAGGGTCAGACAGAAGTCGGATATGGTAGGGTTCAGGAAGTCACCTCCAACACATGTGTAGTCCAGGACCTGCAGCCTGGCAGATCATATGAATTCACAATTAGAAGATCAGACACTCACACACTTGTCTTTCAAAAATGGCATGACACCATTATATTGAAGACAAAAACTAACACTGTTGAAGACACAGACAGCAGCGCTTGTGCACCAGAAGTATAA